The DNA segment GAAGCAAAGAGTGCACTTATCCAGGGTCATGGCACAGCTCCAGAATGAAATTGCCCACAAAGTTCTTTTTCTTGATGAGCCTCTGAATAATCTGGACGTAAAACATCAGTACAAAGCATTGGAAATCATCAAAAAATTTACAGAAAAAACGAATTCAGCCATTGTTGTACTCCATGATCTGAATCTTGCGGCGCAGTACGCGGATAAAATCTTATTAATGAAATCTGGACGTGTGACGGCCTGTGGAACACCGACAGAAGTTTTTACCGCTGAAAATATCAGTGAAGCCTACAATTTTCCCTGCACGATCTGTGATCATCCGATTACGGGCAGGCCAATGATTATTTTTGGATAAAATGGAAAAACAGGATTTAAAAATATTAGCACAGAACCTTGCCAATCCGCAGGGAAAGAAGGGAATTGAAATTGGTGAGATAATGAATGACACCAATATCGGAATGACACTGGAAAGTATTCAGACGCTTTTAATAGAAGACGATGAATACATCCTTGAAATCGGGCACGGAAATGCTGACCACGTAAAAAGCATTTTAAACAAAGCTACAAATATAAAATATACCGGAATTGATATTTCCGAAACCATGCACAACGAGGCAAAAAGACTGAATAAGCATTTTGAAGGTCAGGCGGATTTTGTTTTGTATGAGGGAAGGAAATTACCATTTCAGGATAAAACTTTTGCCAAGATATTTACGGTAAACACCGTGTATTTCTGGGAACAGCCTGTTGAATATTTAAATGAAATATACCGGGTTCTGAAGGACAACGGAACCTTTGTACTCACATTCGGACAACGGAATTTCATGGAAAAACTGCCTTTCACACAGTTTGATTTCAAATTGTACAGCAACGCTGAAATGGAAGAAATAATCTCGAAAAGCAATTTTAAAAGAATGAAAATTTCAGAACGGGAAGAGCAGATCAAAAGCAAAACATCAGAAGAAACAATAACAAGAAATTATACAATTTTAACCATTAAAAAATAAAATAATGAGCACATTAGTACACGATCTTAAAGAAAAATGGGAAGCTCTTAAAGCAGATAATCCTCATTTGAGAATTCGCAATGCAGCGGCAGAGCTGGGTGTAAGCGAAGCAGAACTGCTGGCTACGAATGTTGGCGAAGGTGTAACGGTTTTAAAGCCGGAATTTAAAGATATTCTGACGGAAGCGGAACAGCTGGGAAAAGTAATGGCGCTTACCCGTAATGACGAATGTGTTCATGAAAGAAAAGGAACCTACCTGAATGGTGATTTCAGCAGTCCTCATGCACAGCTTTTCGTGGGAGAGGATATTGACCTCAGAATTTTTCTTAACCATTGGAAGTTCGCTTTTGCAGTGGTGGAAGGTGATAAAAAAAGCCTGCAGTTCTTCGGAAAAGACGGACTGGCATTACATAAAATCTATTTAACCAAAGACAGTAATGAGGCTGCTTTTGATGCAATAGTGGAAAAATTTAAAGCAGAGGAGCAGCATTCAATCATAGAATGCGAAGCGGTAGCTCCTAAAGCGGAAGAAAAGCCGG comes from the Chryseobacterium nepalense genome and includes:
- a CDS encoding class I SAM-dependent methyltransferase, whose amino-acid sequence is MEKQDLKILAQNLANPQGKKGIEIGEIMNDTNIGMTLESIQTLLIEDDEYILEIGHGNADHVKSILNKATNIKYTGIDISETMHNEAKRLNKHFEGQADFVLYEGRKLPFQDKTFAKIFTVNTVYFWEQPVEYLNEIYRVLKDNGTFVLTFGQRNFMEKLPFTQFDFKLYSNAEMEEIISKSNFKRMKISEREEQIKSKTSEETITRNYTILTIKK
- a CDS encoding hemin-degrading factor; this encodes MSTLVHDLKEKWEALKADNPHLRIRNAAAELGVSEAELLATNVGEGVTVLKPEFKDILTEAEQLGKVMALTRNDECVHERKGTYLNGDFSSPHAQLFVGEDIDLRIFLNHWKFAFAVVEGDKKSLQFFGKDGLALHKIYLTKDSNEAAFDAIVEKFKAEEQHSIIECEAVAPKAEEKPDSEIDVEGFQKAWTDLKDTHDFFMMTRKFGVSRTQALRLAPEGFTKKIDSSKVVNVLEDASEKQLPIMIFVGNRGIIQIHTGNVKKTLWHQQWFNVMDPDFNLHLDVTKIAEAWIVKKPTEDGEVTAIEVFNKEGDFIVQFFGKRKPGIPELQEWKNLVADLEK